Proteins from a genomic interval of Gossypium hirsutum isolate 1008001.06 chromosome A09, Gossypium_hirsutum_v2.1, whole genome shotgun sequence:
- the LOC107889223 gene encoding E3 ubiquitin-protein ligase PUB24, translated as MDEIEIPQYFICPISLQIMKDPVTAVTGITYDRESIEQWLKTAKDTICPVTKQVLPSGSCLTPNHTLRRLIQAWSTENASGGIDRVPTAKSPLCKSRLLKVIRELEVPGLYVNALKKLQVLAKDNSKFMEEAGVPKAMVLLLIRCCNQSKTIGVEQALRILYLTWTPSGEIKAAVNENHRIIDCLTWIQGCDIANPVVVKTLAMQVLKRVIEAANTRLLEKLKPEFMEEMLRVLKLKFSQQATKSALQILIQVCLWGRNRSKIIQANAMFELVELELEKPEKNITELIFNLLAHLCSCADGRAEFLSHAGSIAMVAKRILRVSPATDDQAVHILSLISKNAATKEVLSEMLRVGAVTKLCMVIQADCSTYLKQKAREVLRLHSNLWNNSPCIAVYLLTRYQR; from the coding sequence ATGGATGAGATTGAAATTCCTCAATATTTCATCTGCCCCATATCGCTGCAAATCATGAAAGACCCTGTTACAGCTGTTACAGGCATTACTTACGACAGAGAAAGCATAGAGCAATGGCTGAAGACAGCCAAGGACACCATTTGCCCTGTAACCAAGCAGGTTTTGCCATCCGGTTCTTGTTTAACGCCAAATCACACGCTCCGGCGGCTGATTCAGGCTTGGTCCACGGAAAATGCTAGCGGTGGTATCGATAGGGTCCCTACAGCGAAATCTCCTCTCTGTAAGAGTCGTCTTCTTAAAGTCATTCGTGAACTTGAAGTTCCTGGTTTGTATGTAAATGCTTTGAAAAAATTGCAAGTCCTAGCGAAGGACAATAGCAAGTTTATGGAGGAAGCTGGTGTCCCTAAAGCTATGGTTTTGTTGTTGATAAGATGTTGTAATCAAAGTAAAACTATTGGTGTTGAACAAGCTTTGAGAATTCTATATCTTACTTGGACACCATCTGGTGAAATCAAGGCTGCTGTGAATGAAAATCACCGAATCATCGACTGTTTAACATGGATTCAAGGGTGTGACATTGCGAATCCTGTTGTTGTCAAGACTCTTGCCATGCAAGTCCTGAAAAGAGTGATTGAGGCTGCAAATACAAGGTTGCTGGAGAAATTGAAACCCGAATTCATGGAAGAAATGTTAAGGGTACTTAAACTGAAATTCTCTCAACAAGCAACCAAATCCGCCTTGCAAATTCTGATACAAGTATGCCTTTGGGGAAGAAACAGATCAAAAATCATCCAAGCCAACGCGATGTTCGAGCTCGTCGAATTGGAACTCGAAAAACCCGAAAAGAACATCACTGAACTGATCTTCAACCTTTTGGCACATCTATGCTCATGCGCTGATGGAAGAGCCGAGTTTCTTAGCCATGCAGGAAGCATAGCTATGGTGGCTAAAAGGATCCTAAGAGTGTCACCAGCAACAGATGATCAAGCTGTTCACATACTTTCATTAATCTCCAAAAATGCAGCAACAAAAGAAGTCCTTTCAGAGATGTTGAGGGTTGGGGCGGTAACAAAGCTTTGCATGGTGATTCAAGCTGATTGTTCAACCTATCTCAAACAGAAAGCCAGAGAGGTCCTCAGATTGCACTCTAATTTATGGAATAATTCTCCTTGTATTGCTGTTTATCTGTTAACCAGGTACCAAAGGTAG
- the LOC107889224 gene encoding E3 ubiquitin-protein ligase PUB23: MDEIEIPSLFLCPISLQLMRDPVTISTGITYDRDSIEQWLFSCKNKVCPVTKQVLHDSDLIPNHTLRRLIQAWCTVNASHGVERIPTPKPPIDKTQIAKLLKDAKKFPEMQVKCLKRLRSITLEGERNRSCLEAAGAVEFLVSIIKTYNSTLLLETESNEGPEFLKASDEALSILYHIKVSESCLISIISNDYEFVESLVQILRNDSYQSRAYATMLLKDIFEVADPIHLISLTPDFFTEIVHTLRDQISQQASKAALKLLVELCPWGRNRIKAVEGGAVFVLIELLLESSDKRASELAMVVLDQLCGCAEGRAEFLNHGAGLAMVSKKIFRVSHVVSERAVRILSSICRFSATSRVLQEMLQVGVVAKLCLVLQLDSSYKTKEKAREMLKLHSRVWRNHSCIPSHLLSSYPSS; this comes from the coding sequence atggatgaaattgagattcCTTCCCTTTTTCTTTGTCCGATTTCCCTTCAACTAATGAGAGATCCTGTTACCATCTCAACTGGAATAACGTACGATAGAGACAGTATAGAGCAATGGTTGTTTTCATGCAAGAACAAGGTATGTCCGGTAACGAAACAAGTGTTACACGATTCAGATCTAATTCCAAATCACACTCTTCGTCGTTTGATCCAAGCATGGTGCACAGTCAATGCTTCCCATGGAGTTGAAAGAATCCCAACACCGAAGCCTCCCATCGACAAAACCCAGATCGCCAAGCTCCTTAAAGATGCGAAAAAGTTCCCTGAGATGCAAGTCAAATGCCTTAAAAGGCTCAGATCAATCACCCTCGAAGGTGAAAGAAACAGAAGCTGCTTGGAAGCTGCTGGTGCAGTTGAATTCCTTGTATCAATCATCAAGACTTATAATTCTACGTTATTACTTGAAACCGAAAGCAATGAAGGGCCCGAATTTTTAAAAGCCAGCGATGAAGCGTTGAGCATTCTTTATCATATCAAGGTCTCGGAAAGCTGTCTAATAAGTATTATTAGCAATGATTATGAATTTGTGGAGAGTTTAGTGCAAATCCTGAGAAATGATAGCTACCAATCTCGAGCATACGCCACGATGCTGTTGAAGGATATTTTTGAAGTGGCAGATCCAATCCATTTGATCAGCCTTACGCCCGATTTCTTCACCGAAATCGTGCACACGTTGCGTGATCAGATCTCGCAACAAGCCTCCAAGGCAGCATTGAAACTCCTGGTGGAGCTTTGTCCATGGGGAAGGAACAGGATCAAAGCCGTGGAAGGAGGAGCCGTGTTCGTCTTGATCGAGCTTCTTCTCGAAAGCTCCGACAAGAGAGCTTCGGAGCTGGCGATGGTTGTTTTGGACCAGCTCTGTGGTTGCGCCGAAGGGAGGGCGGAGTTCTTGAACCACGGAGCGGGGCTAGCAATGGTGTCGAAGAAAATATTCAGGGTTTCGCATGTGGTAAGCGAGAGGGCAGTGAGGATTCTGTCATCGATTTGCAGGTTTTCAGCAACATCTAGGGTACTTCAAGAGATGTTGCAAGTTGGGGTAGTGGCAAAGCTGTGTTTAGTGCTTCAACTTGATAGTAGTTACAAGACCAAGGAAAAAGCAAGGGAGATGTTGAAGTTGCACTCTAGGGTTTGGAGGAACCATTCTTGTATTCCATCTCATTTGTTGTCTTCTTATCCATCTTCTTGA